One Triticum dicoccoides isolate Atlit2015 ecotype Zavitan chromosome 4B, WEW_v2.0, whole genome shotgun sequence genomic window carries:
- the LOC119295831 gene encoding splicing factor U2af large subunit A-like: protein MAEYEEGYEGNGDPAAAAAAVTGGSPPTKPSGFSDQPDGRSQQEVQPHEGRSSKSRERDRGREKDKDKERDREHGRDRERGRDKDRERDRGDRDRERDRHHREHRERSEKREHRERSEKREHCGHSDDHDRHRSRDRDIERRDRDRDGHRRHRSRSRSKGRERRSRSRSRSRSKSKRVSGFDQGPSQAIPMVTPGATPGQLPAVAPLITGMLPNMFNFTAPTQFNPLVMQPQAMTQQATRHARRVYVGGLPPTANEQTVAIYFNQVMAAIGGNTAGPGDAVLNVYINHDKKFAFVEMRSVEEASNAMALDGIMFEGAPVKVRRPTDYNPSLAAALGPSQPNPNLNLGAVGLTPGSAGGLEGPDRIFVGGLPYYFTEAQVRELLESFGPLRGFDLVKDRETGNSKGYAFCVYQDLNVTDIACAALNGIKMGDKTLTVRRANQGTSQPRPEQETILLHAQQQVQMQKLVLQVGGALPTKVVCLTQVVSADELRDDEEYEDIFEDMREEGRKYGNLVKAVIPRPDPSGAAVPGVGKVFLEYADIDGSTKAKVGMHGRKFGGNQVVAVFYPENKFADGDYDD from the exons ATGGCCGAGTACGAGGAGGGCTACGAGGGCAAcggcgaccccgccgccgccgccgccgccgtcaccggagGTTCCCCGCCGACCAAGCCCTCCGGTTTCTCCGACCAACCCGACGGTCGCTCCCAG CAGGAGGTACAGCCACATGAGGGAAGGTCCTCAAAATCTAGAGAGAGGGACAGAGGACGAGAGAAGGACAAGGACAAGGAGCGTGATAGAGAACATGGAAGAGATAGAGAAAGGGGCCGTGATAAGGACAGGGAGAGGGACCGGGGTGACCGGGACCGGGAACGCGACCGCCACCATAGGGAGCACCGTGAAAGAAGTGAAAAAAGGGAGCACCGTGAAAGAAGTGAAAAAAGGGAGCACTGTGGCCATTCTGATGACCATGATCGTCATCGCAGCCGTGACCGTGATATTGAAAG AAGAGACCGTGACAGGGATGGCCATCGCAGGCATCGCTCCCGCTCCCGTTCTAAGGGTCGTGAACGCAGATCCAGATCTCGTTCGCGTTCTCGTTCAAAGAG CAAGCGGGTGAGCGGATTTGACCAGGGACCATCGCAAGCCATTCCTATGGTCACTCCTGGCGCGACCCCAG GTCAACTGCCCGCAGTTGCCCCTCTTATTACTGGGATGCTTCCAAACATGTTTAATTTCACTGCTCCTACGCAG TTCAATCCTCTAGTTATGCAACCACAGGCCATGACACAACAG GCTACCCGGCATGCTAGGCGTGTTTATGTTGGTGGACTTCCACCAACTGCCAATGAGCAG ACAGTTGCTATATACTTCAATCAAGTTATGGCTGCTATTGGAGGAAACACAGCTGGTCCTGGTGATGCTGTTCTTAATGTATACATAAACCATGACAAGAAATTTGCTTTTGTGGAGATGAGGTCTGTGGAGGAAGCAAGCAATGCAATGGCCTTAGATGGTATAATGTTTGAGGGAGCACCGGTGAAAGTTAGAAGGCCAACAGACTATAATCCTTCCCTGGCTGCTGCACTGGGTCCAAGCCAGCCAAACCCTAATCTAAATCTTGGTGCTGTTGGCTTGACACCTGGCTCAGCTGGAGGTTTAGAAGGCCCTGATCGCATCTTTGTGGGTGGCCTCCCGTACTACTTCACCGAGGCTCAAGTGCGGGAGTTGCTTGAATCCTTTGGACCGTTGCGAGGATTTGATCTTGTGAAGGATAGGGAGACAGGCAACTCGAAAGGATATGCCTTCTGTGTATACCAGGATCTTAATGTCACAGACATTGCCTGTGCTGCCCTGAATGGTATCAAGATGGGAGACAAGACCCTCACTGTTAGGCGAGCAAATCAAGGCACTTCTCAACCAAGGCCAGAGCAAGAAACCATCCTGTTGCACGCACAACAACAAGTGCAGATGCAG AAACTCGTGCTACAAGTTGGAGGGGCTCTACCGACAAAGGTGGTATGCCTGACCCAGGTGGTTTCAGCAGATGAACTGAGAGATGATGAGGAATACGAGGATATTTTCGAAGACATGAGGGAAGAAGGGCGCAAATATG GTAACTTGGTTAAAGCTGTCATCCCACGACCTGACCCCAGCGGCGCTGCTGTTCCTGGAGTTGGAAAG GTGTTTCTGGAATATGCAGATATCGACGGCTCGACCAAGGCGAAGGTCGGGATGCATGGCAGGAAGTTTGGCGGGAACCAGGTGGTGGCCGTGTTCTACCCTGAAAACAAGTTTGCTGATGGAGATTACGATGATTAG